TGATTTTAAAATGGGCTTTGAGACAAGATGAATGAATGCGGAAATTCGGTCGATTGAGATGAAAGTGGGAGCGAGCTGtgtccgtctctccacctcccggTTACCCTGTTGGTGTTGAGCTGGTAACAGGCAGCCCCTGGACGCACAAGCAACCTCTGTACActgtacacacgcacacacatatagcGTCTGTACAAACACGTgacccctgtacacacacaggattgggagcattttagaattcagtaaAGAAGGATGAAGAAATTGatgaagaaagggaaaatagaatatgagagtaaactggcgagaaacataaaaacggactgtaaaagcttctattggtatataaaaaggaaaagactggcgaaggcaaatgtgagtcccttacagacagagacgggagaatttatagtggggaataaggaaatggcagagaaattaaacaaatactttgtgtctgtcttcatggaagaagacataaaaaatctcccagaaatacgagagaaccaagggtctggagaGAATGGGGatttgaaagaaattagtattagtaaaaaaacagtactagagaaattaatgggactgaaagttgataaatcccaaggacctgatgatctacatcccagggttttgaaagaggtggctctagagatggtggatgtattggttgtcatcttccaaaattctatagattctgaaatggttcctgcagattggagagtagcaaatgtaaccccactatttaaggaaggagggagagagaaaacagtgaattacagacctgttagcctgacatcagtagtagggaaaatgctagaatctattataaaggatgtgaaaacaggacacttcgaaaataataataggatttggcagagtcaacatggatttatgaaagagaaatcatgtttgacaaacctattggagttctttgaggatgcaactagtagaatagataaggaggaaccagtggatgtggtttatttggattttcagaaggctttcgataaggtcccacacaggaggttggtgaacaatgttagagcacatggaattgggagtaatatactggcatggactgagaattggttaacagacagaaaacagagagtaggaataaatgggtctttttcggggtggcagactgtgactagtggggtaccacagggatcagtgcttgggccccagctattcacaatatatatcaatgatttggatgaggggaccaaatgtaatatttccaagtttgctgatgacacaaaactaggtgggaatgtgagttgtgaggaggatgcaaagaggctacaaggcgatatagacaggctaagtgagtgggcaagaacatggcagatggaatataatgtggaaaaatgtgaagttatccactttggtaggaaaaacagaaatgcagagtattttttaaatggtgagagattgggaaatgttgatgttcaaagggacctgggtgtccttgtacatgagtcactgaaagctaacatgcaggtgcaacaaacaattgggaaggcaaatggtatgttggcctttattacaagaggatttgagtacagaagttaAGATGTcttcaattatacagggccttggtgaggccacacctggagtattgtgtacaattttggtctccttacctaagaaaagatatacttgccatagagggagtgcaacgaaggttcaccagactgattcctgggatggcgggattgtcgtatgaggagagattgagtagactaggcctgtattctctagagtttagaggaatgagaggtgatctcattgaaacatacaaatttcttacagggctcgacagggtggatgtaaggaggatgtttcccctggctggggagtctagaacccggggtcacagtctcagaataaggggtaggccatttaggactgagatgaggagaaatttcttcactcagaggatggtgaatctttggaattctcaaccccagagggctgtggaggctcagtcattgagtacattcaaaacagagatcgatagatttacataagaacataagaaataggagcaggagtaggccaatcggcccctcgagcctgctccgccattcaataagatcatggctgatctggtcctaacctcaaatctaaattcatgtccaatttcctgcccgctccccgtaacccctaattccctttacttctaggaaactgtctatttctgttttaaatttatttaatgatgtagcttccacagcttcctggggcagcaaattccacagacctaccaccctctgagtgaagaagtttctcctcatctcagttttgaaagagcagccccttattctaagattatgccccctagttctagtttcacccatccttgggaacatccttaccgcatccacccgatcaagccccttcacaatcttatatgtttcaataagatcacctctcattcttctgaactccaatgagtagagtcccaatctactcaacctctcctcatatgtccgccccctcatccccgggattaaccaagtgaaccttctttgtactgcctcgagagcaagtatgtcttttcttaagtatggacaccaaaactgtatgcagtattccaggtgcggtctcaccaataccttatataactgcagcaatacctccctgtttttatattctatcccccgagcaataaaagccaacattccattggccttcttgatcacctgctgcacctgcaaactaactttttgattttcttgcaccaggacccccagatccctttgtactgcagtactttccagtttctcgccattgagataataacttgctctctgatttttcctgccaaagtgcataacctcacattttctagatattaaagacatcaagggatatggggatggtgcaggaaaatggcattgaggtagaagatcagccatgatctcattgaatggcggagcaggctcgaggggccggatggcctactcctgctcctatttcttatgttcttatgttcttatacacacGCACAACCCCTGTACACAAACACAGcctctgtacacacacacagtcttgtACACACGCACACAGCCTCTTTAGACACCCACAGcctctgtacacacacacagcctccgtacacacacacacacagaccctgtACACACATAGAGCCCCTGTACACAAACATAAACTCTGTACATACACACAGtcttgtatacacacacacagcctccgtacacacacacacagaccctgtACACACATAGagcccctgtacacacacacaacccctgTACACAAACATAACCTCTGTACATACACACAGtcttgtatacacacacacagcctctgtacacacacacagaggaataTAATAGGGTAGGGGTGCGGCCTTCTTCATTCCTAATTCAGGTGAATGGTATGAATGTGGAGAGGGTAAGTCTGGGGCAGATTCACTGGTGTAAACAAGTGACCAGGAGTGAGAATATCTTCTGAATATTTTTCTGTTCTCTAAAGTTCGTCACGAAggcctgaagtttgttactgaaGAGCTTGAAAATATCTCAATTGCGGATTTATCTGGGAAAGAGGGCCCGTTTCAGTATTCTATCAGTGGGTAAGTATGCCTGGATCGTGCTGTGTCCCTGGTGTCTGGTTATTGGGCTGAGGGTCAGTATCACTGAGCTCTGGGTGTTCTTCTCTCACAGGGTGAGGATCACTGACCTCGACCTCTCCACGGCCGCTCTCAGCTTCCAGCCTGACGCTGGGCTCTGCTTTGAAGTGAATAATTCATCGATCAGCATCACCTTCCGGAGGGACATGCTGTACTGGCTGCTGTgagtctccctctttctttctctctctccctcgttctctgcctctctctctctctctctctctgtgtctgtctgtttgtctcactctgtctctccctctctgtctctgtctctctgccaaacctctctctctgtctgtctctctgtctcactctctctgtctctctctctcggcctctcactcgctgtctctgtctctctcggtctctctctctctgtctctgtctctctctgtctctcgctctctctctctgtctctctcggtctctctctctctgtcactgtctctcgctctctctctctcgctctctctctctctctctgtctctcgctctctctctctctgtctctctctgtctgtctctctgtctctctctgtctgtctctctgtctctctctgtctgtctctctgtctctctgtctctgtctctctctatctctctctctgtctctgtctctctgtgtctctgtctctcttggtctGTCTttctcggtctgtctctctctgtctctctctctctctctctgtctctctctctctctctgtctggctctctctctcactgtctgtctctctgtctctctctctctctgtctctctctctctctctgcgtctctctctctctctctgtctctctctctctctctgtctctctctctctgcgtctctctgtctctctgcgtctctctgtctctctgcgtctctctctctctctgtctctctgtcactctctctctctgtctctctctctctgcgtctctctctctgtctctctctctctctctctctgtctctctctctctgcgtctctctctctctctctctctccctctgtgtgtctctctctctctgtctctctccctgtctctctctctgtctctctctctcctgtgtgtctctctctctgtctctgtctctctctctgtctctctctctgtctctctctctctgtctctctctctctgtctctgtctctgtctctctctgtctctcgctctctctctctgtctctctcggtctctctctctctgtcactgtctctctctctctctctcgctctctctctctctgtttctcactctctgtctctgtctctctctctctctctctctctgtctgtctctgtctgtctctctgtctctctcggtctgtctctctgtctctgtctctctgtgtctctgtctctttctgtctgtctctctctctgtctctgtgtctctgtctctctgtctctctctctgtctctgtctctctgtgtctctgtctctatggTCTGTCTttctcggtctgtctctctctgtctctctctctctctctgtctctctctctctctgtctgtctctctctctcactgtctgtctctctgtctctctctctctctgtctctctctctctctctgcgtctctctctctctgtcactctctctctctctgtctctctgtctctctctgcgtctctctgtctctctctctctctctctctctgtgtctctctctctctctgtgtctctctctctgtctctctctctctgcgtctctctctctctctgtctctctctctctctgcgtctctctctctctctctgtctctctctctctctgtctctccctgtgtctctctctctctgtctctctctctctctctctatgtgtctctctctctgtgtctctctctgtctctctctccctgtctctctctctctctctctgtctctctctctttctctctctctgtctctctctctctctgtctctctctctctctgtctgtctctctctctgtctctctctctctctgcctctctctctctctctctctgtctctctccctgtctctctctctgtctctctctgtctctctctctctgtctctctctctctgtctctgtctctgtctctctctgtctctcgctctctctctctcggtctctctcggtctctctctctctgtcactgtctctcgctctctctctctcactctctctctctctgtttctcactctctgtctctgtctctcgctctctctctctctctctgtctctctctgtctgtctctctgtctctctctgtctgtctctctgtctctgtctctctgtgtctctgtctctcttggtctGTCTttctcggtctgtctctctctgtctctctctctctgtctctctctctctctctgtctgtctctctctcactgtctgtctctctgtctctctctctctctctgtctctctctgtctgtctctctgtctctctctgtctgtctctctgtctctgtctctctgtgtctctgtctctcttggtctGTCTttctcggtctgtctctctctgtttctcactctctgtctctgtctctcgctctctctctctctctgtctgtctctgtctgtctctctgtctctctctgtctgtctctctgtctctgtctctctgtgtctctgtctctttctgtctgtctctctctctgtctctgtgtctctgtctctctctctgtctctctgtctctgtctctctgtctctctctctgtctctgtctctctgtgtctctgtctctatggTCTGTCTttctcggtctgtctctctctgtctctctctctctctctctgtctctctctctctctgtctgtctctctctctcactgtctgtctctctgtctctctctctctctgtctctctctctctctctctgcgtctctctctctctgtcactctaNNNNNNNNNNNNNNNNNNNNNNNNNNNNNNNNNNNNNNNNNNNNNNNNNNNNNNNNNNNNNNNNNNNNNNNNNNNNNNNNNNNNNNNNNNNNNNNNNNNNNNNNNNNNNNNNNNNNNNNNNNNNNNNNNNNNNNNNNNNNNNNNNNNNNNNNNNNNNNNNNNNNNNNNNNNNNNNNNNNNNNNNNNNNNNNNNNNNNNNNtgagagactggagagggggagagagagagactggagagggggagagagagagactggagagggggagagagagagactggagagggggagagagagagactggagagagggggagagagagagagactggagaggggagagagagagagagactggagagggggagagagagagagagactggagagggagagagagagagactggagaggggagagagagagagactggagagggggagagagagagactggagagggggagagagagagactggagagggggagagagagagactggagagggggagagagagagactggagagggggagagagagagactggagagggggagagagagagactggagcgggagagagagagagactggagcgggagagagagagagactggagcgggagagagagagagactggagaggggagagagagagactggagagggggagagagagagactggagagggggagagagagagactggagagggggagagagagagactggagagggggagagagagagactggagagggagagagagagactggagagagagagagagagagactggggagagagagagagagactggagagggggagagagagactggggagggagagagagagagagagagagagactggggagggagagagagagagagactggagaggggggagagagagactggggagggagagagagagagagagagagagactggagagggggagagagagagactggagcgggagagagagagagactggagcgggagagagagagagactggagcgggagagagagagagactggagagggggagagagagactggagagggggagagagagagactggagagggggagagagagagactggagagggggagagagagagactggagagggagagagagagactggagagggagagagagagactggagagagagagagagagagactggggagagagagagagagactggagagggggagagagagactggggagggagagagagagagagagagagagactggggagggagagagagagagagactggagagggggagagagagactggggagggagagagagagagagagagagagactggagagggggagagagagagactggagagggggagagagagagactggagagggggagagagagagactggagagggggagagagagagactggagagggggagagagagagactggagagggggagagagagagactggggagggagagagagagagagactggggagggagagagagagagagagagagactggagagggggagagagagagactggagagggggagagagagagactggagagggggagagagagagactggagagggggagagagagagactggagagggggagagagagagactggagagggggagagagagagactggagagggggagagagagagactggagcgggagagagagagagactggagcgggagagagagagagactggagcgggagagagagactggagagggggagagagagactggagagggggagagagagactggagagggggagagagagtgagagagactggagagggggagagagagagactggagagggggagagagagagactggagagggggagagagagagactggagagggggagagagagagactggagagggggagagagagagactggagagggggagagagagagactggagagggagagagagagactggagagggagagagagagactggagagagagagagagagagactggggagagagagagagagactggagagggggagagagagactggggagggagagagagagagagagagagagagactggggagggagagagagagagagactggggagggagagagagagagagagagactggggagggagagggagagagagactggggagggagagagagagagagactggggagggagagagagagagagactggggagggagagagagagagagactgggagggagagagagagagagactggggagggagagagagagagagactggagagggggagagagagagactggagagggggagagagagagactggagagggggagagagagagactggagagggggagagagagagactgggagggagagagagagagactggggagggagagagagagagactggagagggagagagagactggggagagagagagactgagagggggagagagagagactggagagggggagagagagagactggagagggggagagagagagactggagagggggagagagagagactggagagggggagagagagagactggagagggggagagagagagactggagagggggagagagagagactggagagggggagagagagagactg
The window above is part of the Heptranchias perlo isolate sHepPer1 chromosome 19, sHepPer1.hap1, whole genome shotgun sequence genome. Proteins encoded here:
- the LOC137335510 gene encoding phospholipid transfer protein-like isoform X1 — protein: MSSLATRRGIMARWLFSFTLLMMGLRVTVSINPGCRIRITSPGLTLVRHEGLKFVTEELENISIADLSGKEGPFQYSISGVRITDLDLSTAALSFQPDAGLCFEVNNSSISITFRRDMLYWLL
- the LOC137335510 gene encoding phospholipid transfer protein-like isoform X2, which translates into the protein MARWLFSFTLLMMGLRVTVSINPGCRIRITSPGLTLVRHEGLKFVTEELENISIADLSGKEGPFQYSISGVRITDLDLSTAALSFQPDAGLCFEVNNSSISITFRRDMLYWLL